One genomic segment of Occultella kanbiaonis includes these proteins:
- a CDS encoding DUF624 domain-containing protein, whose protein sequence is MTTDDPGRDGTPARRSGGSPFLRGSRSSNGSDGPSGPVGQGLIGTVTDWIYRLAMLNLIWWLQVLAGGVVLGLAPATSVLYHQVRSNLTGDVAGDDFRSSWARWRRDFWRAQARYLIPLLTVVVLGFYLWMLRGQALASTVAILAAAYLCWLMHLPAVGERTDEVAPDRVLGATQLWLLTLRSFAVAPLPFLVAGVTTAFALGLGVLYVPVALIFAVPAVPALAASLAARFVPDALLEPPP, encoded by the coding sequence GTGACCACCGACGATCCAGGTCGCGACGGCACCCCTGCACGACGGTCGGGAGGGAGCCCGTTCCTGCGCGGCTCGAGGAGCTCGAACGGCTCCGACGGTCCGAGCGGGCCGGTTGGGCAGGGACTGATCGGTACCGTCACCGACTGGATCTACCGGCTCGCGATGCTCAACCTGATCTGGTGGCTGCAGGTCCTGGCCGGCGGGGTAGTCCTCGGGCTGGCACCGGCGACGTCCGTGCTCTATCACCAGGTGCGGAGCAACCTCACCGGTGACGTCGCGGGCGACGACTTCCGATCGTCGTGGGCCAGGTGGCGGCGCGACTTCTGGCGCGCCCAGGCCCGCTATCTGATCCCGCTGCTGACCGTGGTGGTGCTCGGCTTCTACCTCTGGATGTTGCGCGGGCAGGCGCTGGCCAGCACCGTTGCCATTCTCGCGGCGGCCTATCTGTGCTGGCTGATGCACCTGCCGGCCGTCGGCGAGCGTACCGACGAGGTGGCCCCGGACCGGGTCCTGGGAGCGACGCAGTTGTGGCTGCTCACGCTCCGTTCCTTCGCGGTGGCGCCATTGCCGTTCCTGGTGGCCGGGGTGACGACCGCCTTCGCGCTCGGACTCGGGGTCCTCTACGTTCCGGTCGCGCTCATCTTCGCAGTGCCCGCGGTACCCGCACTGGCCGCATCGCTCGCCGCTCGGTTCGTGCCGGATGCACTCCTCGAGCCACCTCCATGA
- a CDS encoding IclR family transcriptional regulator — translation MAKVAEREPMQGAQSIDRALSLLSAFTPQHPQQRIADLVAGSGLGQSTVSRMVGAMLSLGFLSHDPRSGLYSLGPEVVNLAAVVLNQSPVHHQARQVAQDLAAELGLGVNVAERSGDRLFYLCNFEGKQAPRASTLIGRGGPLHATALGKSLLLDHDAADVETLLGAEYPRYTNSTITSLSDLLAELDLVRGRGYAVEHEELALRRACLAAPIRDRSGTVVAAMSVSGPLSAMNLLENEDHLAMLLIEQADRISVGLGFTALTA, via the coding sequence ATGGCGAAGGTAGCCGAGCGAGAGCCGATGCAGGGCGCCCAGAGTATCGACCGGGCGCTCTCGCTTCTGTCCGCCTTCACGCCGCAGCATCCCCAGCAGCGTATCGCCGACCTGGTCGCGGGAAGTGGATTGGGGCAGTCCACCGTGTCCCGGATGGTCGGGGCGATGCTCTCGCTCGGCTTTCTCAGCCATGACCCGCGCAGCGGCCTGTACTCGCTCGGCCCGGAGGTGGTGAACCTGGCGGCCGTGGTCCTGAACCAGAGCCCGGTGCACCATCAGGCGCGGCAGGTGGCGCAGGACCTGGCTGCCGAGCTCGGCCTCGGCGTGAACGTCGCCGAGCGTTCCGGCGACCGGCTCTTCTACCTCTGCAACTTCGAGGGCAAGCAGGCCCCGCGAGCGTCCACGCTGATCGGGCGGGGCGGCCCGCTGCACGCGACGGCGCTCGGCAAGTCCCTGCTGCTCGACCACGACGCGGCGGACGTGGAGACGCTGCTCGGCGCCGAGTACCCGCGGTACACGAACAGCACGATCACCTCGCTGAGCGACCTGCTCGCGGAGCTCGACCTGGTGCGTGGGCGGGGCTACGCCGTCGAACACGAGGAACTCGCGCTGCGGCGGGCCTGCCTGGCCGCGCCGATCCGGGACCGCTCGGGCACCGTGGTGGCCGCCATGTCCGTCTCAGGGCCGCTCTCGGCGATGAACCTACTGGAGAACGAGGACCACCTCGCGATGCTCCTCATCGAACAGGCGGACCGGATCTCGGTCGGACTGGGATTCACCGCACTCACGGCATGA
- a CDS encoding NEW3 domain-containing protein codes for MNEHTNGPFQTTRRQAIGLLIGAGVLPALTNVGFAGAAHADPLPRLSLNEPLRAVVKPNLSFEALTTISGRNHRITFHRATWDGPDGGRLGSIVRDTEVRSGSTWLAASGEPARFDEQWVVIAGDPTFLGGGNYYPSGTPHWLAIESLEQVGDTVVELTAGVADVLDLTIRWDVSGGLPQVQWSLTVHADDGYVVGYQANAVTEEDDVNEVLCGSQQHARVIGSATAIKAWELFAPMALVSRTVDGVPLTTGVSIPADVLDFEHERFIGPEDQPFAMSLRNESRQVQAIAYAPPGGLRSALTAGQSVGYAFGVVISAATLYETQTALSRTEYGFARYRSNIYDTSLTDTVHNIMDLVAIEPDGDDSVDFIPSVSGWWNRDKGFANIEADQNVRTSVASVLLSANLLASRPEAAGDFWQRRARPLLEHIISRRDIGHTPKAGFHNYSPLGGWVGDANTIVPVWDLLQGRSAGVHAIALETIWRKYQFQGRTPMNIPLSAYLFSGDEAWLAQAVEVGKWYARHNIDTPYTVNQGTSAFGYTYVKAWLELFVLYELTGDSELLAAAHREAKRYMGLFEVRPIPDTTITSPVGEPIDDMYYLWEVSDGIPEYPRELPITEEDVPAWMASTTGLTFEQLSTYLKTPGGGFTLNPIWAPFLLRLAQVTGDDFIRDMTHNMVVGRFTNYPGYYNRQFVTAPMRPEYPIEGPPGTSSIYFHHAPAQLGLAMDYLISEHETRSEGQIAFPSAFECVFVYFRYRTYGQAPGSFYGDDGVWPYFPKGIVQVSNPQLNWLTAASADAFYLSLTSESAGVENAQVTFDQELTGIDPSRTYDVEIRMDNGAPRSGRIVRGRLQARVTAHGITTIKIPGAGVLQPWQRLPETPDRAAVSYHFDDFDNSGGTTGDRVYGITLPRPDRSGYDVYIQSSAADGTDVRLDHRVAGGDWVQAPEKVYPYEWTIGVDDLTATFDYRVTVAGVARPDRSLHLPATVTGALPAGQTVGGDLLLRPSTTPSDPFTVTARIRNTSGTTATGVEVRAYAQLGWTLEPETPAPTELADGEVADATFIVTPTAGATPRSYPVTGRVLFNGTGNQVLTPGAITVFAATDVIECVSDRRALPGPGASATISLTLMNRGPIARTGTATLGLPSGWTAEPAATDWSIEARSLAELTFTVTATNAPPGSGGSVTVNPGAGMASTSIAYTVADPNDVIIGPDALGYSEVGNWLASSLAGPDGSRSRYSPESQYGGQANWTPTIATAGTYDVSIWYPTNNQTSEDVLIEVASPAGVDPHHINQQELAGQWRLIGSYDLAPGEPASVTMTAISGLYTRAHSARFRLQGAPNPPGVEVTGAPAHVDAATGADLTVTVAGSDTDFTGEAVVHLPDGWVVDPPSAPVEVAQGESVELTFAVQPPADAPIDTAFEGTVVVADATDAFAAVIGTAPDPLILDNHSPEYSEEGTWTSSSLAGWDGRASRWAHGSNGGRTGNWVPALAEGGRYLVSVWYGTDANTTRAATYDVVQSDGTTATVRIDQQERANTWRTIGAFDLDPATAHVRLRCELAGHHRLNGVRFTPVVAI; via the coding sequence GTGAACGAACACACGAACGGACCGTTCCAGACCACCCGACGCCAGGCGATCGGCCTGCTGATCGGTGCCGGCGTGCTGCCGGCACTGACCAACGTGGGCTTCGCCGGGGCCGCCCATGCGGACCCGCTCCCGCGGCTATCCCTGAACGAGCCGTTGCGCGCCGTCGTCAAGCCCAACCTGAGCTTCGAAGCACTGACCACCATCTCGGGGCGGAATCACCGGATCACCTTCCACCGGGCCACCTGGGACGGCCCCGACGGCGGCCGCCTCGGCTCGATCGTGCGCGACACCGAGGTGCGGTCCGGTTCGACCTGGCTGGCGGCGAGCGGCGAGCCGGCCCGGTTCGACGAGCAGTGGGTGGTGATCGCCGGGGACCCGACGTTCCTCGGCGGCGGCAACTACTACCCGTCGGGGACGCCGCACTGGCTCGCCATCGAGTCGCTGGAGCAGGTCGGCGACACCGTGGTGGAACTGACCGCGGGCGTGGCCGACGTGCTCGACCTGACGATCCGTTGGGATGTCTCGGGAGGCCTGCCGCAGGTGCAGTGGTCCCTGACCGTGCATGCGGACGACGGCTACGTGGTCGGCTACCAGGCGAACGCGGTCACGGAGGAAGACGATGTCAACGAGGTGCTCTGTGGCTCGCAGCAGCACGCCCGGGTGATCGGCTCCGCGACCGCGATCAAGGCGTGGGAGCTGTTCGCCCCGATGGCGCTGGTCTCCCGCACGGTCGACGGCGTCCCACTCACCACTGGCGTGTCCATCCCGGCGGACGTGCTCGACTTCGAGCACGAGCGGTTCATCGGTCCCGAGGACCAGCCGTTCGCGATGAGCCTGCGCAACGAGTCGAGACAGGTCCAGGCCATCGCGTATGCGCCACCGGGCGGCCTGCGCTCCGCGCTGACCGCAGGGCAGTCGGTGGGCTACGCGTTCGGCGTGGTCATCAGCGCCGCGACGTTGTACGAGACCCAGACGGCGCTCTCCCGCACGGAGTACGGGTTCGCCCGCTACCGGAGCAACATCTACGACACGTCACTGACCGACACGGTCCACAACATCATGGACCTGGTCGCGATCGAGCCCGACGGCGATGACTCCGTCGACTTCATCCCGTCGGTCTCGGGGTGGTGGAATCGGGACAAGGGGTTCGCGAACATCGAGGCGGACCAGAACGTGCGGACGTCCGTGGCCAGCGTGCTGCTGAGCGCGAACCTGCTCGCCTCCCGGCCCGAGGCGGCCGGGGACTTCTGGCAACGGCGGGCCCGCCCGCTGCTGGAGCACATCATCTCCCGCCGGGACATCGGGCACACGCCCAAGGCCGGCTTCCACAACTACTCGCCGCTGGGCGGCTGGGTCGGGGACGCGAACACGATCGTGCCGGTCTGGGACCTGCTCCAGGGCAGGTCCGCCGGGGTTCACGCGATCGCGCTGGAGACGATCTGGCGCAAGTACCAGTTCCAGGGCCGCACCCCCATGAACATCCCGCTCTCGGCGTACCTGTTCAGCGGGGACGAGGCCTGGCTCGCCCAGGCCGTCGAGGTGGGCAAGTGGTACGCCCGCCACAACATCGACACCCCGTACACCGTGAACCAGGGCACGTCCGCCTTCGGATACACCTACGTCAAGGCCTGGCTGGAGCTGTTCGTGCTGTACGAACTCACCGGCGACTCCGAACTGCTCGCGGCGGCACACCGGGAGGCGAAGCGGTACATGGGCCTGTTCGAGGTGCGGCCGATCCCGGACACCACGATCACCTCACCGGTGGGCGAACCCATCGACGACATGTACTACCTGTGGGAGGTCAGCGACGGCATCCCCGAGTATCCGCGGGAGCTGCCGATCACCGAGGAGGATGTGCCGGCCTGGATGGCCTCGACCACCGGCCTGACGTTCGAACAGCTCAGCACCTACCTGAAGACACCGGGCGGCGGCTTCACGCTGAACCCGATCTGGGCGCCGTTCCTGCTCCGCCTCGCGCAGGTGACCGGGGACGACTTCATCCGGGACATGACGCACAACATGGTGGTGGGCCGGTTCACGAACTACCCCGGCTACTACAACCGGCAGTTCGTCACGGCGCCGATGCGGCCCGAGTACCCGATCGAGGGACCGCCCGGTACCAGCAGCATCTACTTCCACCACGCGCCGGCCCAGCTCGGCCTGGCGATGGACTACCTGATCAGCGAGCACGAGACCCGCTCCGAGGGCCAGATCGCCTTCCCGAGCGCGTTCGAGTGTGTGTTCGTGTACTTCCGGTACCGCACCTACGGGCAGGCACCGGGCTCGTTCTACGGCGATGACGGCGTGTGGCCGTACTTCCCGAAGGGGATCGTCCAGGTCTCCAACCCCCAGCTGAACTGGCTCACCGCAGCCTCGGCCGATGCGTTCTACCTCAGCCTCACCAGCGAGTCGGCCGGCGTCGAGAACGCCCAGGTGACCTTCGACCAGGAGCTGACCGGGATCGACCCGAGCCGCACCTACGACGTCGAGATCCGAATGGACAACGGCGCACCGCGCAGCGGACGCATCGTGCGGGGCCGCCTCCAGGCCCGGGTCACCGCGCACGGCATCACGACCATCAAGATCCCGGGCGCCGGCGTGCTCCAGCCCTGGCAACGATTGCCGGAGACGCCGGACCGGGCTGCCGTGAGCTACCACTTCGACGACTTCGACAACTCCGGTGGCACCACCGGGGACCGCGTCTACGGGATCACGCTGCCCCGGCCGGACCGCAGCGGTTACGACGTGTACATCCAGTCCAGCGCGGCGGACGGTACCGACGTCCGCCTCGACCACCGGGTCGCCGGTGGCGACTGGGTGCAGGCCCCGGAGAAGGTCTACCCCTACGAGTGGACCATCGGGGTCGACGACCTCACCGCGACGTTCGACTACCGGGTCACGGTGGCCGGAGTGGCCCGCCCGGACCGTTCGCTGCACCTGCCCGCCACGGTGACCGGCGCGCTCCCAGCCGGGCAGACCGTGGGCGGCGACCTGCTCCTGCGACCCTCGACCACGCCGTCGGACCCGTTCACGGTGACCGCACGGATCCGGAACACGTCGGGCACCACCGCAACCGGGGTGGAGGTTCGGGCCTACGCCCAACTCGGCTGGACCCTCGAGCCAGAGACGCCCGCACCCACCGAGCTCGCCGACGGCGAGGTGGCGGACGCCACCTTCATCGTCACCCCGACCGCCGGCGCCACACCGCGTTCGTACCCGGTGACCGGCCGGGTGCTGTTCAACGGGACCGGGAACCAGGTCCTCACGCCCGGCGCGATCACGGTGTTCGCAGCCACCGACGTGATCGAGTGTGTCTCCGACCGGAGGGCGCTGCCCGGCCCGGGCGCGAGCGCCACGATCAGCCTCACGCTGATGAACCGCGGGCCGATCGCCCGGACCGGGACGGCCACCCTCGGCCTGCCCTCCGGCTGGACCGCGGAGCCGGCGGCTACGGACTGGTCCATCGAGGCCCGATCCCTCGCGGAACTGACGTTCACGGTCACCGCGACCAACGCCCCGCCCGGCAGCGGCGGCTCGGTCACCGTCAACCCGGGTGCCGGCATGGCGTCCACCTCGATCGCTTACACGGTCGCGGACCCCAACGACGTGATCATCGGCCCGGACGCACTGGGATACTCGGAGGTCGGCAACTGGCTGGCGAGCAGCCTCGCCGGGCCGGACGGGTCGAGGTCGCGGTACAGCCCGGAGAGCCAGTACGGCGGCCAGGCGAACTGGACACCGACGATCGCGACGGCCGGCACGTACGACGTGTCGATCTGGTACCCGACCAACAACCAGACCTCCGAGGACGTCCTCATCGAGGTGGCCAGCCCTGCCGGGGTGGACCCCCACCACATCAACCAGCAGGAGCTCGCGGGCCAGTGGCGCCTCATCGGGTCCTACGACCTGGCCCCGGGGGAACCCGCATCGGTAACGATGACAGCGATCTCCGGCCTGTACACCCGGGCCCACTCGGCGCGGTTCCGCCTTCAGGGGGCGCCGAACCCGCCCGGTGTCGAGGTGACCGGCGCGCCGGCCCACGTCGACGCGGCGACCGGCGCCGACCTCACGGTGACCGTGGCCGGTTCGGACACAGACTTCACCGGCGAGGCCGTGGTGCATCTGCCGGACGGGTGGGTGGTCGATCCGCCGTCGGCCCCGGTCGAGGTGGCGCAGGGAGAGAGCGTGGAGCTGACGTTCGCCGTGCAGCCGCCCGCCGACGCCCCCATCGACACCGCCTTCGAGGGCACGGTGGTGGTCGCCGACGCGACGGATGCGTTCGCCGCCGTGATCGGGACGGCGCCGGACCCGCTGATCCTGGACAACCACTCCCCGGAGTACTCGGAGGAGGGCACCTGGACCTCGAGCAGCCTGGCGGGCTGGGACGGGCGAGCGTCCCGGTGGGCCCACGGCAGCAACGGCGGCCGCACCGGCAACTGGGTGCCGGCCCTCGCCGAGGGCGGACGCTACCTGGTGTCCGTCTGGTACGGCACGGACGCCAACACCACCCGCGCCGCGACCTATGACGTGGTGCAGTCCGACGGCACCACCGCCACGGTGCGGATCGACCAGCAGGAGCGCGCCAACACGTGGCGCACGATCGGCGCCTTCGACCTCGACCCGGCGACGGCGCACGTGCGGCTGCGCTGTGAACTGGCCGGGCACCACCGGCTGAACGGGGTGAGGTTCACGCCGGTGGTCGCGATCTGA
- a CDS encoding DUF5107 domain-containing protein translates to MSNVAITTAVLPMSRLGTDGELILDGGGGRRPTPAEEQVLGVGAAHLERRPTVLPYRYQDAYGRDIQDTQQRVAVLDNGRLRATFSLDQGGRLLSLVDLDTQREVLHLPDAIQFANLALRNAWFAGGVEWNLGTTGHWGLTAEPVAAGIVGDGVLRMWSYERLLGVTWRLDAWLPDGSDSLFTHVLIENPTDADLPVYWWSNIAVPQSEDTRVVVAADRALHFGYASSLSEVRFPVRDGVDVSWPARHAGSADYFCITSGEHPWIAAVDGDGLGLGQASTSRLVGRKVFTWGGSPGGLTWQKWLSERKSYAEIQAGLARTQLEHLRLPAGESWRFTESYRPIRIDGGNRDWDEVVAAAARATVDEETLDRAHARLTALERTGVDEHPLRGGVEALGWGALEVAAGHRGFDPATPFDPEVLGAEQQAWLDLARTGAVSPALQRGAAIGPQWQAHLAAAEPGWLRDLLLGHAMHAAGDTERAREHWRSSADAHASPDAWRALALTAPDGASRARDLVRAHELDRSRTGLAIETLTALLEESQAEEAFGLLDGLSDDARAQPRVTFLECLALIRVGDAAGAARLLETPLVLPDLREGDLGLDRLWDEFQRLVGTDEPLPAHYDFRMSSSLDGG, encoded by the coding sequence ATGAGCAACGTCGCCATCACCACCGCCGTCCTCCCGATGTCCCGGCTCGGGACGGACGGTGAACTCATCCTCGACGGCGGTGGCGGGCGGCGGCCCACCCCGGCGGAGGAGCAGGTCCTCGGCGTCGGCGCGGCCCACCTCGAGCGCCGCCCGACGGTCCTTCCGTACCGGTACCAGGACGCCTACGGACGCGACATCCAGGACACGCAGCAGCGTGTCGCGGTGCTGGACAACGGGCGCCTGCGGGCCACGTTCAGCCTCGACCAGGGCGGCCGCCTGCTCAGCCTCGTCGACCTCGACACCCAACGTGAGGTACTCCACCTGCCCGACGCGATCCAGTTCGCCAACCTCGCCCTGCGCAACGCCTGGTTCGCCGGTGGTGTCGAGTGGAATCTCGGCACCACCGGCCACTGGGGGCTTACCGCCGAACCTGTCGCCGCGGGGATCGTCGGCGACGGTGTGCTTCGGATGTGGTCGTACGAGCGGCTCCTCGGGGTCACCTGGCGACTGGACGCCTGGCTGCCGGACGGTTCGGACTCCCTGTTCACGCACGTCCTCATCGAGAACCCCACGGATGCGGACCTCCCGGTCTACTGGTGGAGCAACATCGCCGTGCCGCAGAGCGAGGACACCCGAGTCGTCGTGGCCGCCGACCGTGCGCTCCACTTCGGGTATGCCAGCAGCCTGAGTGAGGTGCGCTTCCCCGTCCGGGACGGCGTCGACGTGAGCTGGCCCGCGCGGCACGCGGGTAGCGCCGACTACTTCTGCATCACCTCCGGCGAGCACCCGTGGATAGCTGCGGTCGACGGCGACGGCCTCGGCCTGGGCCAGGCGTCCACGTCACGGCTCGTGGGCCGCAAGGTGTTCACCTGGGGCGGCAGTCCAGGTGGCCTGACCTGGCAGAAGTGGCTGTCGGAGCGGAAGTCGTACGCCGAGATCCAGGCCGGGCTGGCCCGGACCCAGCTCGAGCACCTCCGGCTGCCGGCGGGGGAGTCCTGGCGGTTCACCGAGAGCTACCGACCCATCCGCATCGACGGTGGGAACCGTGACTGGGACGAGGTCGTCGCCGCGGCCGCCCGGGCCACCGTCGACGAGGAGACGCTGGACCGGGCCCACGCGCGCCTGACCGCGCTCGAGCGGACGGGTGTTGACGAGCACCCGTTGCGCGGTGGTGTCGAGGCGTTGGGTTGGGGTGCGCTGGAGGTGGCGGCAGGCCACCGTGGCTTCGATCCCGCGACCCCGTTCGACCCGGAGGTCCTGGGCGCCGAACAGCAGGCGTGGCTCGACCTGGCCAGGACCGGTGCGGTCAGTCCGGCGCTGCAGCGAGGCGCCGCAATCGGTCCGCAGTGGCAGGCGCACCTGGCGGCGGCCGAGCCGGGCTGGCTCCGGGACCTGCTCCTGGGCCATGCCATGCATGCCGCCGGGGACACCGAGCGCGCCCGCGAGCACTGGCGGTCCTCGGCGGACGCGCACGCTTCGCCCGACGCCTGGCGCGCGCTCGCGTTGACCGCACCGGACGGGGCCTCCCGCGCACGTGACCTGGTCCGTGCGCACGAGCTCGACCGGAGCCGGACCGGGCTGGCGATCGAGACGCTCACCGCGTTGCTGGAGGAATCCCAGGCCGAGGAGGCGTTCGGCCTGCTCGACGGACTCTCCGACGACGCGAGGGCACAACCGCGCGTGACCTTCCTCGAGTGCCTCGCGCTGATCCGGGTCGGCGATGCCGCCGGTGCCGCACGACTGCTCGAGACGCCGCTCGTGCTGCCGGACCTGCGCGAGGGCGACCTCGGCCTTGACCGGTTGTGGGACGAGTTCCAGCGTCTCGTCGGCACCGACGAGCCGTTGCCCGCCCACTACGACTTCCGCATGTCCTCGAGCCTCGACGGTGGGTGA
- a CDS encoding ABC transporter ATP-binding protein, which produces MADFAMNPESPRGRDGATRPDPKDRAQLESHPVSLRRIGALFAPYRARLSAVVALIVATSAIGLATPFLTRHLIDEAIPNQDVPLLLVLVGAMLGVTVVTSVLGVFQTWISTVIGQRVMHRLRTDVFAHLQRQSLDFFKRTRGGEVQSRLTHDISAMQSVVTTAATSIASNVTTAVGTAIAMVALSWQLSLLSLIVLPPAIWLTRKVATMRREVTAKRQRALANLHGQVEESLSVSGVLLGKTLGAGPSLTAKFSDSSEGLLDLEVRAQLAGRWRMATMSIIFAAIPALLYLAAGLPATSGGMTIGTLVAFVSLQAGLFRPLMGVLNVGVQVTSSMALFSRIFEYLDLPVTIDDPAEPVRPADGGGAVALEGVSFTYPDGDRPAVDGVTLAVPAGSSLALVGESGSGKSTIAALISRLHDPTAGRVTIDGVDLRDMTLQDLSGVVGVVSQETYLLHTTIRENLRYAKPEATDAEIEAAARAAQVHDLIAALPDGYDTLVGARGYRFSGGEKQRLAIARTLLRDPRVLVLDEATSALDNETERAVQAALDVVSAGRTTITIAHRLSTVRDADQIAVVDHGRIVESGDHAGLLARGGRYADLVGSSGAVAISPALA; this is translated from the coding sequence ATGGCCGACTTCGCCATGAACCCAGAGAGCCCCCGTGGCCGCGATGGCGCCACCCGTCCCGATCCCAAGGACCGAGCCCAGCTCGAGTCCCACCCCGTGAGCCTGCGCCGCATCGGCGCACTGTTCGCGCCCTACCGAGCCCGGCTGAGTGCCGTGGTCGCACTGATCGTCGCGACCTCCGCCATCGGGCTCGCCACCCCGTTCCTGACCCGGCACCTCATCGACGAGGCGATCCCGAACCAGGACGTCCCCCTGCTCCTCGTCCTCGTCGGCGCGATGCTCGGCGTCACCGTCGTGACCTCGGTCCTCGGCGTGTTCCAGACCTGGATCTCCACCGTCATCGGCCAGCGTGTGATGCACCGGTTGCGCACCGACGTGTTCGCGCACCTGCAGCGCCAGTCCCTCGACTTCTTCAAGCGCACCCGCGGCGGCGAGGTGCAGTCCCGACTCACCCATGACATCAGTGCCATGCAGTCCGTGGTGACCACGGCGGCGACGTCGATCGCCTCGAACGTGACCACCGCCGTCGGTACGGCGATCGCCATGGTCGCGCTCAGCTGGCAGCTGTCCCTGCTCTCCCTGATCGTGCTCCCGCCGGCGATCTGGCTGACCCGCAAGGTCGCCACGATGCGCCGCGAGGTGACCGCCAAGCGCCAGCGTGCGCTCGCGAACCTGCACGGCCAGGTCGAGGAGTCGCTGTCCGTCAGCGGGGTTCTGCTCGGCAAGACCCTCGGCGCCGGTCCTTCGCTGACCGCCAAATTCTCCGACTCCTCCGAGGGGCTGCTGGACCTGGAGGTCCGCGCCCAGCTCGCCGGCCGCTGGCGGATGGCCACGATGAGCATCATCTTCGCCGCGATCCCCGCGCTCCTCTACCTCGCCGCGGGCCTGCCGGCCACCTCCGGCGGCATGACCATCGGTACCCTGGTGGCGTTCGTGAGCCTGCAGGCGGGACTGTTCCGCCCGCTGATGGGAGTCCTCAACGTCGGCGTCCAGGTGACGAGCTCGATGGCCCTGTTCAGCAGGATCTTCGAGTATTTGGACCTGCCGGTCACCATCGACGATCCGGCCGAGCCGGTCCGGCCGGCCGACGGCGGTGGTGCAGTCGCGCTCGAGGGCGTGAGCTTCACCTACCCCGACGGCGATCGGCCGGCGGTCGACGGCGTCACCCTGGCCGTGCCGGCCGGTAGCAGCCTCGCCCTCGTGGGCGAGTCCGGCTCGGGCAAGTCCACGATCGCGGCACTGATCTCACGCCTGCACGACCCGACGGCCGGCCGTGTCACCATCGACGGCGTCGACCTGCGGGACATGACCCTGCAGGACCTGTCCGGCGTGGTCGGGGTGGTCTCCCAGGAGACCTACCTGCTGCACACCACCATCAGGGAGAATCTGCGCTACGCCAAGCCCGAGGCCACCGACGCCGAGATCGAGGCGGCCGCCCGTGCGGCCCAGGTCCATGACCTGATCGCGGCACTGCCGGACGGCTACGACACCCTCGTCGGCGCTCGCGGCTACCGGTTCTCCGGTGGCGAGAAGCAGCGGCTGGCGATCGCCCGCACGTTGCTGCGCGATCCCCGGGTGCTCGTCCTCGACGAGGCCACCAGCGCGCTCGACAACGAGACCGAACGGGCCGTGCAGGCCGCCCTGGACGTGGTCAGCGCCGGCCGCACCACCATCACGATCGCGCACCGGCTCTCCACCGTGCGCGACGCCGACCAGATCGCGGTCGTCGATCACGGACGGATCGTGGAGTCCGGCGACCACGCCGGGCTGCTCGCCCGGGGCGGCCGATACGCCGACCTGGTCGGGTCCTCCGGTGCTGTCGCCATCAGCCCCGCACTCGCGTGA
- a CDS encoding MarR family winged helix-turn-helix transcriptional regulator: MTNPRGREPERAPESDPSDLLTHATRALRRRWAASLEPWGLAPHEARALRVISDSDGARLSDIAAHLRIAPRSATEVVDALQEKSLVERMPDPTDRRAVLAVPTDTGRALAEEIGAARLQVSRDYFSRLEPQEQDQLAALLHRLIAD, encoded by the coding sequence GTGACGAACCCCCGGGGGCGTGAGCCCGAGCGAGCGCCCGAGAGCGACCCCAGTGATCTGCTCACGCACGCGACCCGCGCCCTGCGGCGCCGGTGGGCGGCATCGCTCGAGCCCTGGGGACTGGCCCCGCACGAGGCCCGGGCGCTGCGGGTGATCAGTGACAGCGACGGCGCCCGGCTGTCCGACATCGCCGCGCACCTGCGGATAGCGCCACGCTCGGCCACCGAGGTCGTCGATGCCCTCCAGGAGAAGTCGCTCGTGGAACGGATGCCGGACCCCACGGACCGGCGCGCCGTGCTCGCGGTCCCCACAGACACGGGCCGGGCCCTCGCCGAGGAGATCGGCGCGGCCCGGCTGCAGGTCTCGCGGGACTATTTCTCCCGGCTCGAACCCCAGGAGCAGGACCAACTCGCCGCCCTGCTGCACCGGCTCATCGCCGACTGA